A portion of the Cucurbita pepo subsp. pepo cultivar mu-cu-16 unplaced genomic scaffold, ASM280686v2 Cp4.1_scaffold000937, whole genome shotgun sequence genome contains these proteins:
- the LOC111786024 gene encoding transmembrane protein 208 homolog, translated as MANQGAKKRKEENARHMANLRRLIIACNVIYILVRMLIFHSSFTWKHWVGLIVTSAAYFIPYNQLAKMADPTYGDDGELLDGGFDMRTGGICGYVLCLLNVCHYMSVSCMFLSS; from the exons ATGGCAAACCAAGGAGCAAAGAAGCGCAAGGAAGAGAACGCTCGTCATATGGCGAATCTCCGTCGTCTCATCATAGCCTGTAAC GTTATCTATATCTTGGTTCGAATGCTGATTTTTCATTCAAGTTTCACTTGGAAACACTGGGTTGGTCTGATTGTCACATCCGCAGCTTATTTTATTCCTTACAACCAACTTGCCAAAATGGCAGACCCAACATATGGTGATGACGGTGAACTTCTAGATGGTGGGTTTGATATGAGGACTGGTGGAATTTGTGGGTATGTCCTCTGTCTTCTTAATGTATGTCATTACATGTCAGTTTCATGCATGTTTTTGTCTTCTTGA